From Paenibacillus sp. V4I7, one genomic window encodes:
- a CDS encoding ABC transporter ATP-binding protein, which produces MIRCEELVKIYKTADLEVVALQGLDMQVEDGELMAIIGNSGSGKSTLLNMLGGLDKPSAGKLFVDGKDLLAFGEKELVKYKRETVGFVWQNNARNLIPYLTALENVELPVLLKGRRRRARAIELLEAVGLGHRIKNKLSELSGGEQQRVAIAIALTNEPKLLLADEPTGSLDTKTSDQVLDLFRTLNQTMGITIVIVTHDPLLARKVDRVVQIRDGKTSAEMIRKESYADELARLDAADEKSFQEESHIEYAVLDKAGRLQIPACYLDGEGFKDSNKVRVGMEEGRIILYPQEMAP; this is translated from the coding sequence ATGATCAGATGCGAAGAACTTGTCAAAATCTACAAAACGGCCGATCTCGAGGTCGTTGCTCTTCAAGGGCTGGATATGCAGGTGGAGGATGGCGAGCTGATGGCGATTATCGGCAATTCAGGCAGCGGGAAATCTACACTGCTGAATATGCTGGGCGGACTGGATAAGCCGTCTGCAGGCAAGCTGTTTGTAGATGGTAAGGATTTGCTTGCGTTCGGTGAGAAGGAGCTTGTGAAATATAAGCGTGAAACGGTCGGCTTCGTATGGCAGAATAATGCCCGGAATCTGATTCCTTATCTGACAGCGCTAGAGAATGTGGAGCTGCCCGTGCTCCTGAAGGGCAGAAGACGCAGGGCGCGCGCCATCGAGCTGCTTGAAGCAGTAGGACTAGGCCACCGTATTAAGAATAAGCTCAGCGAGCTGTCTGGCGGCGAGCAGCAGCGGGTCGCTATCGCCATCGCTTTGACGAATGAGCCTAAGCTCCTTCTTGCGGACGAACCAACGGGCTCGCTGGATACGAAGACCTCCGATCAGGTGCTGGATCTGTTCCGGACCCTGAATCAGACGATGGGGATAACGATTGTGATCGTTACGCATGATCCGCTGCTGGCCCGCAAGGTGGACCGGGTTGTCCAGATCAGGGATGGTAAAACCTCCGCCGAGATGATCCGCAAGGAATCCTATGCTGACGAATTGGCAAGGCTTGATGCCGCGGATGAGAAGTCGTTTCAGGAGGAGAGCCATATTGAATATGCCGTCCTGGACAAAGCCGGACGGCTTCAGATTCCAGCATGCTATCTGGACGGAGAAGGGTTTAAGGATAGCAATAAGGTGCGTGTGGGAATGGAGGAAGGCCGTATTATCCTCTATCCGCAGGAAATGGCGCCATGA